TAACAATTTGATCTGAGTCAATATTTACTGATAAAAGTTAAATAATTATGCGTTCTAGAATGGATCAGATGAAGCAAGTTTGAGTGAGCATGTCTTGTTTAACAGCCCTAATTGTTATCCTTGCAGGTAGTCCGAGCTTTGGAAGGAGACGTGGCTCTTTCTGATCTTAATGAAGGAATTAGACCTGGACACAGCAGTGTCTACAGCTATGGTAGTTCAGACTACGACACCAACCAATACAATGAGGACATTAAAAAATTCAGGAAGATGGCATTGGGAAGCCAAGAGTATGGTGCCAGTAGTGAATACAGTGGACCAACTAGTGAATATGGTTTGAATCCTTCTGGCTCAAGCAGCGAAGGCCAGAACACGcgagaaatggaaatgggaaagatgaaGAGAAACAGCCAAGGTTTTAGTGGAACTTCATGACAACTCGAGCTTCAAACACCCCAATTAAATGTTTATTCCAATTTGTTTGTTCcaatttattgaaaaaaatacGAAGTTGTTGACCCTTGATTGATTCTTTCTTGTAGTGCTTGTGAATGGTGGTTTGGCGGTTAGGTTGCCATCTGTGGAAGCATGTCCTATAACTTGACTAATTTAGGAGTTTAAGGGTTTCTTTTGCAAGCATCCAGGCAAGTGTATGCAAGAAAACATTGATCCCTTGGTTTCTTGCGTTGTGTAAAACCATTTTCATGTCCTTTTTGCGTTTGGATCAAGCTATTTTGGTAAGCGAGGGACCTTCAGCTGTTATTTCAGACCAGAACCTACCAACTTCCTTCAACTAACACACCAAGTAGGCCTGTTGAGTTTACGGTTTAAGAGATAATTTTAGTAATACTGAGTTACTGACACCGAGCATTGGGCCTAAGGCTAGCCATCTGCCTCAATACGTAAACATGCAGAACTGTAGATGTGGGTTCAAAATGGGCATTGGTCAAACTTGCAATTTTTCATTTGGAAGAAGACAATGGCATGCCTTCCCAAGTCGAAGAAAACAGCTGCAATTTGTCTAGTGCGCATGAATTCATTGAAAGTGCCATACTGGCCAGCTTATACCAGTTTTTGGCTTTTCTTGCCTAGGACTTTCTTCTTgccattttttttaataaaatggtGCGAGCGAGAGCTAGTTGGCTGTGGACCTGGCCAACTTCCTGTCCTGATTTTCTATCCCACTAGGCTCCAGCCTTGTAAAGAAAGGCGTGCACATGGTGAGTCAACTAAGTCATGCTAGTTAGGTACATTTTCTTGGGTTGTCCTTCGACATCTAGTCTTAGTTAACTGCCATTGCCATCTTTGAAGCTGTGGTGAGATCCAAGCACTAATGAGATGATGATGAGGACGAACTTTGATTTTCAAAGAAAATCAGAAACTGGAGGACTGTGGCAGAATCGTATTAGCGTTTGATGTGGGATTCACATCATAAAAAACATGGCTTTCCAACATCAAACTATTGTTGTAGGCAGAGCATGGAGATGCGTTTTTTAAATCACTCAAAGAAGAAACCAAGTCTTGATTGACGCATGAATTGGCATGAAAATCTTCTAATATTaacaacaaaataaaaattattatttaattcaatatatattatttcaaaattatttatttatcttttattttatcattaataaaaaaatataatattttgaaaagcaaaaatatttataataaataattgaaaactaaatgtaaaattaaaaaaatagtgtaattaaattaaaatatgaaaaattcatATCTCACAAATTAAGTATTAATATATGGAGTGAAAAAACgaaaatatgaaataaattaaatgtgattggtatttttatcataaaatagtctaaccaaaaaaaaaattgtatttatgAGCTTGCGTTTTAGGCTTGCTGCAATTAGGCCGGGCAATCGGTCTAGTTTGGGTCCATTCTGGTCTAAATCAGCAGTTTAGGGTCTTGTTAGGAGATGAATGAAAATTGGACGAGCTGGCCAAGATCACAGCCAATTCTAGTTCCTAGCTGAATTTGGTTCTCAATTGAATACagtcaatttttatttttgatgGTTTTGATATCGGTTTGAAAATGATTTGATTCATATGGTGCCCAAAAAATGATTTGAACGAACAAGCAATTCGAACTGCTGATTCCGGGATGGAGAATTGAAACGATCCCTGGACTGGCCACTCCAGGTCTGATTCAGGCCTTTAAACCATGGACCCAGACTGATTCTGAGTTTGATCAGGACTAATCCCAATCTGGTTCAGGGCTTAAACCGCCCCCTAGCCCGTTCTAGCTGCAATGTTTATGGGGTGCGCAGCCTTAAATCAAACAATTAGGCATGTAAACAGCAAGTTCCGTTGTCGGTGCAAGTAACGTAAGTATCTGTCTCTTGATAGATTTTTTGGAACGTTATCCTTTACATTGGAACTGTTAATATCACTGTGTATTTACATAATCGAAGTATTAGCTTGTGCAGAGATAGAAGCATTGAAAATCTTCTCTCTCTCCCCATGGGTGCATGGgtgaagaaaatattaataaaggCTGACTCTCATATtatgtaaatatttttataaaaattattaaattttatttatttttttataaaattcattaaattttaatttaattttataaaacgcATATAACTACTCTCATTATTGTCAAATTCCTCTCATTTTTTTGTTTTAAGAATaactattaattaaataattttatttataaaataattgataaattagtagattaaaaattttaatttctgatcataataatttttatgaaataaaattaaaatttagtgagttttataaaaaaaattaaaatttaatgacttTATGAAAAtactcaaaattaaattaaagcgaCTGCCGAGTAAAATTTACCATACAGTGAAAACTTTCAGACAGGGCAGGAAAGATTTCAAAGACTCGGAAGTGCAGACTGTTGTGCTCTACTTGATAAGTTTAACAACCAGCAGGCGGAGTTTCGGATTCAGGTATGATTAAAGCCATTATCATGTGACGATCTCTTAATTTCATCTTACTGCTAAGTCCCTTGTTTATTCAGGCCAGCCCTTTTGAATCTGAAAGCTTCGCATTTGTTGCACTGGGGAATAAGGGGGCAATAGTCTCGAGGTAAGATGAATTTCTTCCTCTTAACATGTTTTCACCTTTATTTGGAAATATAGAATTGTATCTCAAGCCATCTGTAATAACACTCGAAATCTATGTATAAAGGGGAACAAATGATATAAGCAGGCTCTGTGAGGATAGATTCATGTATCTCTAAGTGATCTATGATTCTGTTACTCTTGAAAAGATAGAGAAAACAATGTAGCGTTACAAGAGAGTGTTAACATCAAAAATTTGCGCCGTTACAAGCATCTGAAACAAAAGCAATGTACATCTCTACTGGATACAAAGCTAAATCTTATCATGACGCCCGCAACAACACTTGGCAAATTCGTACAACAATATTCAAGGAAAATTGCTTTCATCTTCTCTGACAATATTGAAGGCGAGGAACAGATGACAGGATCAGTCATAAACTACAGATTGCTTAAACGAACTGAGCCAGATCCTCTCCTCCTTGGACGTCGCCTCTGTCGGATTCGCCAAATGCTCAAAAATAATAAAAGGCCTAAGAAAAAGTCAGTAGGTCagttaaataaaaaaaggaaaaatatgaaaatattgttGCAAATTTGGGGAGAAGAAGATGATTTTCACTAACCGGTAATTGACACTGCTACAGGTACAAGCCAATGACTGGCAACTAGCACAGGAACATCATGCTGCAAATGAGAAGGGTGGAGAATAAatattttaagaatttcatgaCATACAATCATTAATGAGAACAGTTTTAAGACGGACAAAATTACCATAAAACAAAAGGAATACATTTCAATCGAATGTATATTTCATACCTCATCTCCATAAAGCATACCCCAGTAACTATTTCCCGATGAGTCACCCTTACTTTTCTCAGTAAACTTTGGGCGCCTCAAACTGGAAGTGTCAACAGTAGAATTCAAACCTCTCCCCAAATCTATAACAGAATAGCCAGGAAGTCTTCTGTTCCTTCCCCTGACGTGTAGATTGTATCCTTTAGTTCCCCATACTTCAAATCTGGAGTCACTCCTGCATATCAAATCCTTTCTCACAACAGCAGAATACAAAGAGAAATTCACATCAGTTCTTCGAGAAGGTAATTGGTTGTCATCTATGTAAAGGGCAGCATCTTGTTTAGCAGAATCGGAAAAGAGCAATGGATCTCTAGTGTTCGCACTGCTGAAGTCCAATATTTTCTTCAAAAGCCAGTAACAATTAGTAACCATATGGCTGCTATCCAAACAATTGGAGTCTCCATAAACTGCAATACGACCTTCACCCATCTCTACAAGGCCAAGAATTGGAGAGTCTGCCTGCATAATGTTGATAAAACTGCCAAATATTACTCGGAATATACAGATTCTTTTGTAAGAAGGAACTAAACATCACATATGTTGGAGGTTTCCAACTGCCCTTAAAATGCAAAGTTCAAAATTGATTCAAGAATAAAAAGGTTTTTACTTAATATTTTTTAGTATTCAATTATTTTTCTTATCAATTTAAACATGTGTGCATGTACATGTTTGCCTCACACACACACAGAAAGAAGCACCATGTTCAAGGGAGAGATGCAGAATAATCAACATTTAATTCCTTGACCATGCAGAACGATTGTCCAACCTAAGTTATCATGCTAAAAAACCAGGCAAATATGCTGCTTCAAATCTTTCAAGGATATTTCAGTGATAAGAAACACAGCAAAAGCTTTGAAtgcaaaaattttagattttaccTTGGTCATGCCAGAAGTCAGCAGTACACTCTGTGTTGCTCCACTCTCTGAGCTATCCAGGAAAGGGAAACTGTGCACATACCCACCTCTTGGAAACCTCACAATGTCAGTTCCAGATGCATATCGACTTTGCTCTCCATCAATGGAAAAGTCACCATTCAGGATCTTATCTCCAAAAGCAATCCCAAAAGGGGCCAAAAGTTCATTTAGTGCTGGAATATTTGCACCTCCAGTAACAGGAGTCCACCAGCTCCGAGTATTATCATCAAAGAATCTCATTTTCACCATTGTATCCACATTATACCATTCAGCAAACACAGCCAACCCCAATCCAGTACTAATAACGTCATCTCTCAGTTTTTCAATCTCTTCTTGAAAGTACTCATCTTCAAGATCCACTAGCAGAAGTGTCCCATATTGACGAGCATCAAAACACGTGAAAGGAGAACCTAGTGTTTCAACATAGTAGCCAGCATCTCGTAACATGTTGAACATGATATGAAAATTTGTATGTAGGTGATCCCCATGCCAATCAAGAATATCATTACGAACATCCAAAGAGTCTCTGGGAATATATCCGGGAGGATATTTGATGCTGTGAAATTGGTCCCACAAAACCCGCTTTGACCGTGCCGGAGTAGGAACTACCTTCAATTTCAGTTGCAGCACACAAGTGCTACTTCGAGGACCCTTTTCGCCGGGTGCAGGAGGACTGTATATCGTAGCAGTTACATTGCCCTCGATCTCTCCAGAAAACTGTGCGCCTTCTTCCTTAATTTGCATGTGTAGTGCTAAATAACCAGTCCAAGGCCAAATGACTTCTGAATAAGTAAAGTGAATGCTTAGAAGATTTCCTTCTTCACTCAAGGGATGCCATGTTGGTGGACTTTTAACATAGCCAATGACACCCATTCCATTCAATATGGTAGCATTGAACATAACTGGCATGGCACCTGCATAGAGTGGTTGACGACAAAAGGGCCACGAATATGGGCAATCTGTAAAATCAAGAACACTAGGGAAGATGCTTGCCCGAGGTTGATAGCTCTTCAGGATCTCATATGACTCTAACCTGAAAAAGGAGTTAGTTGAAAGTAATAATGATTTAAAAGAATTACATGATACCAATACAGCAACAACGAAAGAAAAACTGACCATTAAAGAAAAACTGACCATTACACATGATTTTCTAATGAACTGCTCTTCTCAAGTAGTTCTTAATCTCATAGGCCACAAAATCCTTTAAAAAGCTAAATCATCCTAATAACAATATCAACAAcgcaataaattttaaaaataaagtgaGAGAACATACAGATCAACTCTTCCTGCACCTTGCTCATACATGTTTGGACCAGCAAGCTTAGCAGCCCCTTCAACGAGTGCTTGTTTCATACTTGCAGGATTTAGAATATCCTTACGACTGCTTTCAGGTATAACACTGACGAGAAGGCATACCACACCAGCAACCACAGGACTTGCTACACTAGTCCCAGATAAGCTTTTACAACCAGTGCTGATCTTTGATCCCATGATTTCCCGCCCATATGCAACAACATCTGGTTTCACACGGCCATAGCTGTACCAGAATTACATAGTTAAGTCTCCTCATCCATCAGGAACGGCAAAAATATCCCATAAAGAGGAGGATACAAAAATAAATGACAAGGTAATGTAAATTTCATTAATCACAGTGACAGACATACAAGAAGATAAAGAACGTGCTGGACATAATAAATACTATTTTCAATTTAAACAAGCAAAGCAGTAGAGAGAAGGGAATGACCAATTACAACTGGAACGCTAAGAACATGGTGTACTTTTTATCAGAGCCTAAAAGAAGAATCTTGAGGTCAAGACTATGGAGGTATGCCTCAAAGAGGTCCCCCACCCCACCCCACCCCACCCCCACTTGGTTCCAATATCTGATGTAGCGCCCACCAAAGTAGATGGAAGGTTGTTAGACTTAGACAGGACCAGGATTTGAAGCAGACCTCATACTCAACTCAAATCCAGCAATTAGCTTTGGATAAATTTCTAGGAAATGCCAAATGAGTAAGATATGAGTATTTTCTTCTGTTCTTTGTCAAAAATGCTTAATTAGTGCATCTTAAGCAGAGCCTAAGATAGAAATTCCACATGATCTTGTCAGAATATTTATCAAGTTATGAAATGACCACAGTttaccaatgcaataataactaAAATATGTACAAAAACATAGAACAATGGATTACCCATGTGGAATCTCCCAGGTGCTCATGCCACGGGATGAGAATGGGGCCATGTGATCACTGTAGTCTATGCCACCAACACCAATGACATCACTTTGGTCTGCCGGATTGTTTAAAGTTCCGTAAAGTGGTCCATCATTTCCAATAGCCGAAACCATAATGATATTATTGGCTGTTAGTTCCCAGACCTGAAGTTCTTCGTATTAGtaacacaaatattaaaaagTTCTAAGTACAAGAGCTTACACATGAAGCTTCACTGGAAAACTATGCAAACCAACAAATTGATCCTATATACCTTTGAACATGCTCTATATAATACTGAtttcagaaaaagaaaaaaaatattcttCAATATATTAAAGGGAAATACCATCAATGAATTTCAAAACCAGATCCCATTATTTGCAGACCAATAAAAGTCATCGTATCAATCATGGCAAGTTGTTGACCAGGTGACCTACAATAACCTAGGAAAATGAGTCTTACTTTCTCAACGAATGGGAGATCCAAGTAATCAGGTCCACCTATACTCAAATTTAGCACATCCATATTGGTGGCAATGGCATAGTTAAATGCATCAAGGAACCATGATGTGTAGGATACCTGCAATAGGCTGAAGACAAATTTCTCATAatcttgcaaattttatagactaAATACAATGTTAAAAGGaaaacaaattcaaaacaaagcaAAAACATAGTTTAGACTGAATAAAAGCTCCTGAAATATTCCCTGCTCACAGTCTCTTCTATCAGTGTTAAAATAATAACTTTGGATTGATGATAATATTTAAGATTTCTTTTTCATGAGCATAAACTTCAGGCCACCAAGTACAGCAGCATTTTTTAAAGGATAAGGTTTAAAAGTACGAATCAAACAGAGGAAATATCATTCACTTTACATGTGTTTTTGTAAACTATATTGGGATGTGATTCAGTAAATGAAATGCAAATGCAATTTAATAAGATAATAAATGAGAAAATAGAGAACAGTCCTATTCTAACAATATATACATCAATCTATACATTCTTATTCTAACAATAAATATATTTGTGACTTCTAACATTCATTACCTGTGCATCTGTAAACACACGAAATGCATAAATCTCTGTATCTGGTGCAAAGCCAGGACACTCTAGATCTTGACCAGCAATAACACCAGCAACAAAAGTTCCATGTCCAAGATTGTCATTCAAAGTATCCTCATTGGTCCAGTTTGTGCGCTCCTGAATATTTATAAGGAGTCAATATCAAAGTCAACATCTCTGAGACAAGTACAATACAAATTTCTCACAGAGGATATCAGATTATATTGACCAATTTCCTCACATGAATCTGAAAGAACAATACCCTAGTAAATAATACATCTCCCACCAACAGGTAATACCTTAATATTACGGAAATGTGGGTGATCAGATCGAATTCCAGTGTCAAAAATAGCCATCCTAACTTTAGCACCAGTGTGTCCTTTTGCCCAAAGGACATCTGCCCCAAACAAAGAAGTGACCTGTGACTTCTGCAACAGAATAATAATCACTTTAAGTGAACCAAATAGAAGAAATAAATTTTGTAGACTTTGGATGACACCTTTGGTCCCTTCATAGTTTCAATTATGATAGTCCATGTCCCATTCCAATCACAAAACGAAACTCACAAGATGATGTGCAGATGCACATGCATAGATCTGGAAATTTGTtaccaaaaactgcttttaacAAGTTTGCCATTTCTCTATAAGCAAAGTGAAGTTTTACAGTTGAATGTTGCATTTTTCTATAGCGATGGTCTACAGATACAAGCATAGTCATTAGTGCTACAAGCTTCCAACAACCACAGAACAACACAATTGTATAAATTTCCTAGTGAAACCATAAAACAACATATTACATATTATCATCCtataaaggaaggaagaaaaaacACATTTTTAATAAAGCCCCCTCCAACATTTCATCTAACTTAGTTTCTCATCAAGCAAACAGAATAAGAatgaaaacaaaataaataactACAGTTAATAAAAGAAAACCCTTATACCTGCATCAGAAGACGGCGTCCCCAATGAATCGAAGAATTACTGGTCGCCGCCATCGCATAATGCTCTCCTTCGTTAAACGACATCGAAGTGAATATCTTCCCAGGTCGTTTCTTCCCATCAACAAAAGCACCACCACCATTAATGCCAAGTAAATCCCTTTCATAGCTCAAATCCACGTTCACATCCTTAACCATCGCCAATCTCCCAATCTCCCCAATCAATCTCTCCCTCTGGGATTCCTCCATCGCCACCACCCCAAAATCCGTGGCATATTTCATGGCCGGGTTTCGCCTCTCGATCCATTCCCATCCGCCGCATTTAACTCTTGACTCCAAATACTGGCGGAGATGTTCCGCCTTTCTGTACTCCGTGAAACGGACTATGTATTTGGTGGTGCTCTTGGTATTGTTTGGGGTGGCGTTGTGGTGGGACAGGGTTAGGGTTTTCTGGGAGGGAGTGAgaaaatggaagagagagatggaGATGAAAGATATGAAAAGAGCggatttgaatggaaatgttgttgaggtTTGGTGAAGCGTGGCCATGGCTGTTGGGTTAGCGAGTTCGTTAATGGTTGTTTGATTTGGAGGGAAAGTTCCCGCATCTGAGAGAAGAGAGGAGGAGGTTGAATCTGAATTCTATCTTTTCTGTGAAGTTGAGTTTCGCGTCCTCGTTTTCTCCATGGTTTCTGGGTTAAGTGCCTGGAGGACCCCCCAGAGTAATCATACAGTGAAACCAGGATGCCAAGTCAAATGCTGAGTTGGAACTGCAATCCAACATGAAGTTGAAATAAATCGGCGGACCGGTTGAACCACGAATCAGCCACGATCCGGTTCAGTTATGGGTTCGGTTTTAAAACTAGTTCAGAGTTTTGAACCAGCTTACTCTTCTTCTGCAAATTTGCCATTCCAATCCAGTAGGACATGGCGCGAGGGTTCATTCTCTCATCGCAAAGCAaagccaccaccacctccttcATAACAAGGGTTCGACTTTCGCCACCAATATGCCAAAAGCTGATATTCATGTCTCCTCCTCCCCTTTGTTATCTTCTCCGCTTGCCTCCTAATGTAACTCCAACTCGCTCATTTTGCTGCAAATCTTCTCTTGCCCAAGATCAAATTGACGTGGCCAAGTACAAGGAGGCTTTCTCGAGGCAGATGGCTGTGGCTGGTCTCAAACGCCATCACCGTATTGGTCTGTTCCCCATTCTTTCACTGTCTATTTTCTTGTGCTAATATCTTATACTCCGGTTAGGTTTCTGCAATGTTGGTAAATTTTGCTTGTCTACAAGTTATGGGTTTTTGGGAAAATTTAGTCTTCGAAATCGGCTATTATTTAATCTTCAACATAAAAGCAGGGCaaattttgttaattttcttcTGCTTGAGCCAACAAAAGCGGTACTTAAATGCAGAGATTAACTGAGATATTGGTGTCCGTTTCCTTTCTCAGCTATAGGAGTATCTGGCGGCCCTGACAGCATAGCGCTTTGTTTCCTAACTGCTGCCTGGAAAACTGAGTGTCCTCATGTTGTTAGCCAAAGTGGAGGTTTTATTGATGGGCTTTTAGCAATAGTTGTTGATCATGGACTACGTGCAGAGAGCAAAGAGGAGGCACGCATTGTTTCCCGCCGAGTTTCTGAAATGGGTATATTTCATTTTGAATATATACCATTCCATACGTTGTGTTTGTGGTCATTGGATTAACCAAATAAGTATCACTAACATGAGTCGTGTGTAGGAATCAGATGCGAGATTGCATATTGTAGTTGGTCAGATGGCAGGCCTAAACAGGGTCATTTGCAAGAAGAGGCAAGAGACATGAGGTAACTATTTGCTCCTGAATTTAGGAATTAGGATCTTTATCTCTAGACTCCCCTCACCCACTCTCTCCCATACTATGGAGAGGTGGGGCTTATTGTTGATAAAGGGTACTCAAATAACTAGGATAAAATTCACTTTGCTTGACTTCAGGTACCAAAAATTACAGAATATTTGCATGCAGCACCGAATTGGTGTGTTACTAATTGCACATCACGCAGATGACCAGGTTAG
The sequence above is a segment of the Hevea brasiliensis isolate MT/VB/25A 57/8 chromosome 11, ASM3005281v1, whole genome shotgun sequence genome. Coding sequences within it:
- the LOC110671793 gene encoding subtilisin-like protease SBT6.1 isoform X1, encoding MATLHQTSTTFPFKSALFISFISISLFHFLTPSQKTLTLSHHNATPNNTKSTTKYIVRFTEYRKAEHLRQYLESRVKCGGWEWIERRNPAMKYATDFGVVAMEESQRERLIGEIGRLAMVKDVNVDLSYERDLLGINGGGAFVDGKKRPGKIFTSMSFNEGEHYAMAATSNSSIHWGRRLLMQKSQVTSLFGADVLWAKGHTGAKVRMAIFDTGIRSDHPHFRNIKERTNWTNEDTLNDNLGHGTFVAGVIAGQDLECPGFAPDTEIYAFRVFTDAQVSYTSWFLDAFNYAIATNMDVLNLSIGGPDYLDLPFVEKVWELTANNIIMVSAIGNDGPLYGTLNNPADQSDVIGVGGIDYSDHMAPFSSRGMSTWEIPHGYGRVKPDVVAYGREIMGSKISTGCKSLSGTSVASPVVAGVVCLLVSVIPESSRKDILNPASMKQALVEGAAKLAGPNMYEQGAGRVDLLESYEILKSYQPRASIFPSVLDFTDCPYSWPFCRQPLYAGAMPVMFNATILNGMGVIGYVKSPPTWHPLSEEGNLLSIHFTYSEVIWPWTGYLALHMQIKEEGAQFSGEIEGNVTATIYSPPAPGEKGPRSSTCVLQLKLKVVPTPARSKRVLWDQFHSIKYPPGYIPRDSLDVRNDILDWHGDHLHTNFHIMFNMLRDAGYYVETLGSPFTCFDARQYGTLLLVDLEDEYFQEEIEKLRDDVISTGLGLAVFAEWYNVDTMVKMRFFDDNTRSWWTPVTGGANIPALNELLAPFGIAFGDKILNGDFSIDGEQSRYASGTDIVRFPRGGYVHSFPFLDSSESGATQSVLLTSGMTKADSPILGLVEMGEGRIAVYGDSNCLDSSHMVTNCYWLLKKILDFSSANTRDPLLFSDSAKQDAALYIDDNQLPSRRTDVNFSLYSAVVRKDLICRSDSRFEVWGTKGYNLHVRGRNRRLPGYSVIDLGRGLNSTVDTSSLRRPKFTEKSKGDSSGNSYWGMLYGDEHDVPVLVASHWLVPVAVSITGLLLFLSIWRIRQRRRPRRRGSGSVRLSNL
- the LOC110671793 gene encoding subtilisin-like protease SBT6.1 isoform X2 encodes the protein MATLHQTSTTFPFKSALFISFISISLFHFLTPSQKTLTLSHHNATPNNTKSTTKYIVRFTEYRKAEHLRQYLESRVKCGGWEWIERRNPAMKYATDFGVVAMEESQRERLIGEIGRLAMVKDVNVDLSYERDLLGINGGGAFVDGKKRPGKIFTSMSFNEGEHYAMAATSNSSIHWGRRLLMQKSQVTSLFGADVLWAKGHTGAKVRMAIFDTGIRSDHPHFRNIKERTNWTNEDTLNDNLGHGTFVAGVIAGQDLECPGFAPDTEIYAFRVFTDAQVWELTANNIIMVSAIGNDGPLYGTLNNPADQSDVIGVGGIDYSDHMAPFSSRGMSTWEIPHGYGRVKPDVVAYGREIMGSKISTGCKSLSGTSVASPVVAGVVCLLVSVIPESSRKDILNPASMKQALVEGAAKLAGPNMYEQGAGRVDLLESYEILKSYQPRASIFPSVLDFTDCPYSWPFCRQPLYAGAMPVMFNATILNGMGVIGYVKSPPTWHPLSEEGNLLSIHFTYSEVIWPWTGYLALHMQIKEEGAQFSGEIEGNVTATIYSPPAPGEKGPRSSTCVLQLKLKVVPTPARSKRVLWDQFHSIKYPPGYIPRDSLDVRNDILDWHGDHLHTNFHIMFNMLRDAGYYVETLGSPFTCFDARQYGTLLLVDLEDEYFQEEIEKLRDDVISTGLGLAVFAEWYNVDTMVKMRFFDDNTRSWWTPVTGGANIPALNELLAPFGIAFGDKILNGDFSIDGEQSRYASGTDIVRFPRGGYVHSFPFLDSSESGATQSVLLTSGMTKADSPILGLVEMGEGRIAVYGDSNCLDSSHMVTNCYWLLKKILDFSSANTRDPLLFSDSAKQDAALYIDDNQLPSRRTDVNFSLYSAVVRKDLICRSDSRFEVWGTKGYNLHVRGRNRRLPGYSVIDLGRGLNSTVDTSSLRRPKFTEKSKGDSSGNSYWGMLYGDEHDVPVLVASHWLVPVAVSITGLLLFLSIWRIRQRRRPRRRGSGSVRLSNL